Within Scleropages formosus chromosome 24, fSclFor1.1, whole genome shotgun sequence, the genomic segment attttaagctgctttggagaaaagtgtcagctgaacaaataaatccTCATTAAGACCCTTATTTCTACAGCTCACCCGCTGTGGCTGGGCGATGTACTTGTTATCGTTAAACATCTCTGAAGAAGTGGTGTAGGGCACTTAGTAAAAACCCTGGTAGTTTATCAGtctaaaaggaaaatattttcactctATGCCTGTTCCTGTGAGACAATAGTTTGTATGAACTAACTCCAAaaggaaacatttgttttctctttataTGTAACATTGTTGCCTTTGTAATCCACGTGGCTGAggaggtatttcatgttttgttttgcatttgtattcacagcactgtgtttctttgtgttttgcatgtgCTTGTGGATCTGTGAAGAGCAATGCTTCCCTGAAGCTGCGCAGCTTCTCCATGGCCTCCCAGGGGAGCACCAATTCACCACTGTCTCAGCGCAGGTCCAACCAGAACACTGCTTTCCTGAACATCTCGCATCTCAGCAGAGGCTCATCTCTGTACTCGAGCCGCAAGTCCTTGCTGCCGGACCACCTAGTGGATGCACGGGAGGTAGGGCCTGGACATCAGCACATGTTTCCAGTGTGCACGACCACACTGTGATGCGGTCCACTCCCAGCATGTACAGGTTCATGTATTTTTtaagtgaaaagtgaaaatacagTCCCTGGCCACTTTATAAGGTACACCTGCTGGTTAACTCAGACATCCAGCTCCTCCAAACAGTGAATTATGAGCCTTGATATGTATAAATACAAGGTTGAGAGACTCAGCATCTGCTGGACTAAGCATTAAAATGGATAAGACCTGCAATCTGAGTATTTTTTCAATGTGCTGCACTTATTGGTTCTAGCAGCTCAAACACCTACTCTCCTGAGATTTTTGCTCACTACAGTATGGAATTTACAGGGAGTGCTgtgatgaatgaaaaacattcaCTCAGTGGATgttaaacatttctgttgatgaaaatatctttttaatgAGGGAAGTCAGAAGAGAGGCAAGACTTTTAGAACCAGAAGGCATTGGAAAGTCCATGAAAGTGCACGGCGGCCTTCACAGTCCCAACCTTGCAAACCAGTATGCATCTTTGGGCTGAGGTGGAACGCAATGTTAGCAGAACAAGAGTGGCATCAAGAATCTTAAAGTACCACCTAATGAAGTGCCTGGCGAGAGTGTAATAGTAACGCACTTACCAGGTACAGCAGGCCTCTTTGACTGATTTATAATTCATAGAGCTACAGGTTTCAGGTGTGGCATTCAGTGGTTTCCTCTGGCATGTGAGATAGACAATGGAGTGGCCCTGACTTTTCCCTTCCTCTACAGATGATGACCCAGGCTCAGGGCCAGCACAAAGACCTGATTGAGACCATTGAGGGCCTGCCTTCAGCCCCTGGGCTTTCCCCCCTGGATCAAGACCTGCTAATGCTCAAAGCCACCTCCATGGCCACGATGAACTGCCTCAACGACTGCTTCCAcatcctgcagctgcagcaggtggcCCGGCAAACACGCCCGCTGGGAGGTGAGCTGCCTGCCGCATATGGTGTTGCTGTTCAAAAGCACGTCTTACTCTTGTACTACTCTCTAGAGTGACCTGCTTTCCTGTTCCCTCTGAGGTCCCAGTAGGTTTGTCACAGATCATGAAGAGCACaggtgtgcttttgtttttgtcagcTGCAGCACATGTTCAAAGTTTAAAGAGCTGGTGACCTGTTGTGCTAGAAATTCTAGCTCAGGAGATCGCTGTGAGCTCTGGCCCTCTGCCTGCCGAGCACAGCGCAGATTTGCGCTGTGCAATGATGCCACTGGAATGGCCACTCACTTCTCTGTGTGCgttggcatttacatttattgacttaTCTGGTGCTTATATCCAGAGCGACTTAGTATTAAGatatttacagttgtttactcatttacaactgggtaatttttacttgagtaatttgccttgatcaaggctactacattACAAGGTGGCTCCTTCAAACTCAGTGACAGTTTCTGCCACTAGGCTGCATGCTGACGCTACCTGCATTTAGTAGCCGCTTAAATGCCTTGACTGACAACGGCGCACGGAGCACAAAAAATATTGAGTAACCAGATACCTGCAATACTTTCTGGAGCAGTGAAGACGTCTGCAGAGACGTCTGACACCCGAGATAAGGTGTTGCTCGTGTAGTTAATGATCTATAGAGATGATAAATGCTCAAActgttttttaatacttttatattttatcttgTTGTGTCTCAACCTATAGttcccaatttttttaaattttttttatttttttaagtggcAACCCTGAATACTGTCTTGTCTTGGTCTGGCAACCCTAAACAGCTCTCATTTTCAAAGAGTTTTTTGTTggctaaaatgaaaaacaaatatgctTGAAAATGAGTTTATTACACAAGGATTTTCTCTGTGGCTGctgtgatattttgttttgtagGTGAGCTCTCCAGAGATTGGTACAATTACAGCTTATGTAACTTTCTCATAAGAGTGCTGATCAACAACATTCTCCTCGCTGGTCTGCTTGATGCATGAGTATTGGTGGTGAATGAGCTCCAGAATTAAGTGTTTGAGTGCTATGTTATTCAAaactactgtactttatttGAATATTACTTCATATTGTGGCAGTGAAGTGACACCCTTATAACagagggatgttttttttttttttgtgtctgcgGACCATCTGCGATTGTGGGTTTGCAAACTGGCTCTTAACACACTCTGAATGTCTTTAGCAACAGATCTGAAATGTTTACTTAAGGAGTTGTAATAATGGTTGTACTTAACAAGCACACGTTTTTCAATGctatatttttacagaacaaataGTTTAAACAATCAAGGTCACTCATGGCAAAAAGTGTTGACTTCTAATATAATATCTTCAAAAGAGAAAACTTGGAGTCAGGTATTGCTCAGTGAGTGACGTGTCCCCATCAGTTTAGGTGCAAGTTTGACCTCCTCTaccatatttaataaaaaaagaaaaaaccccaCACTATTTTGGTTACTTGCTCTCCATGGCAGAATACTCTTGATGTGTGATATGGCCCTATCAAAAGAGATTTCAGACAATCTCAAAAGAAGAGCTTTCAAAAGTCGTAAGACTGGAAAGGAATTGGACCTCTATCTGTTAAGTCAGGCAGGTAGTGTGCAAATTGAAGAAATTCAGCACCATTGCTAATTCTCCTCGGGAGAAGGTGTCCCCGATGTACCATATGCCCCTATATGGATCAATCAGTTGACAATAATGTTACGTTTACAGATATGGAAACCTcaggaaaaacactgaacaagagTGTTCGTCAGAGGTTACCGTGGAAGAAACTACAGCTctctaggaaaaaaaactgattgtcTGAAGTTTGCTAAAGACCACCTGAATGTTCCAGCGTTCTTGGAACAATATtatgtggactgatgagacaaaagttgaactttttagTAAATTTATCCAGCcttagctttggagaaaataaatcactgcctACCAACACTAAAACCTCATCCCAACCTTGGAGCATGGTGGAGGGAGTATTAAGTTGTGGCGCTACTTTATTGCCTCAGCATCTGGGTGGCTTACAGTATATTGAGGGACCAATATTCCAAGCAGGATCAGGAAATTCTATGGCAGAACATTGGGGCATCTGTCTGTGATTGAAGACTGGAATGGAAATGTGTCATGCAATATGACAATAATGCAAAACACTGTACTAAATCAACATAATTTTGttggaaggagaagaaaattcCATATTTTAGAATGGCCATATAAGGATCCCGACCTCAATCCTATTGAAAAGTTTTTGATTGATGTTATTGCCAATAAAGGGGGCTCTGCTAGTTACTGAATATAATTACTAAGTACTGGTTCTTTCAGCCACTTTTTTGTTGGtgatacaaaaatgtaaaatgttgtgtgGTGATTGTTAAATGACACTGTATTTATGACATAGATAATAAGGTCACAATTTAGGAGctattcatgcagaaatccagataattccaaagggtttgcaaactttttctCATGATTATGTGTCACTTTCTGTCAAGTAAGAGAGTAAAACTGATTCCTGATAACTTCAAGGGAACAGACATCTGGGCAAAGTGATGGAATAATTGTACATAATGCATGAAGGAACTAATCTGTCTTGATAGGCTACGTGAAGTAACTGGAGATGTGGAGGGTCAGAGAGGGCATTCAACTGACGGCTTTCCGAACTGTATACCTAAAGAGCTGTTCGTGGAAAAAGTGGTTGTTACAAAtgcataaacttttttttccttgaaaatgCCTTATTTTTGTTGACTTCATTCAGCTTATATAGCATGTTCTTAGTCAGCAAAGGGAAAGtgtaaaagtgaatttttcTTGCTTGGTCTGTCTTTACCTGAGATCGTGTTACTCcacattcatatttcatcaaGCTAGCATGTGGTGTAATATGTGGAATGTCATCCAATAGTGATGTTCCTTGGGGGTGGGGACAGTTGTTACTGGACCacagtgtgcattttttttatggCTGTAGAGACTTTTTGTTGTCTGAGTTCTCAGTGGGAGGGCCTGCATGCAACTGGAGACCCTCCTCTTCAGGGTCAGATTACAGTTGTTTTCCTTCTGGGGTGCTGTCAAGGTAACCCTCATCCAGCCCTCTCCTTTGCACTGTATCTGAGCCCTAATTTTTGGTCCGGGGCCCTGGAGTATGAGTGCATCTGAGCCTGATGTCCTTTGTGTTCCTCCAGAGCCCACCATCGAGTGGCTGGAGCCCAAGTTGCCTGACATCCTGAAGAATGGAGGCAGCCTGCCGAGCCTGCCGGGGGACAGTGGCAAAGCAGAGAGCGGGGAACTGGAGCACATGAGTACAGAGCCCCGGGATTTTGCTGGGGTAGGGCTTGTTGCACCTGCATTGTCTTGTCACCTGGATCTGTTGGGCTACGTGTGGAAGAACCAGCCAAAAGAGAATTGTATCGGTTCTGCCTCCTCAACAGGGCAGAAGTATGCTGTTAACAGGTTTCCACGTTGTGGTTGTGCTTTCTTGCAGAACTGCTATTGTATGCTGTTgctgccctgaattgctctggtaaaaattccAAAGCTATATTAAATGGCTAAATACTTTTTGGAAGTCACTGTGGAAGAAAAGCCttagtgaaatgaataaatgtgtgaaatgtttcttgCATCAGAAAACCTTTTGTTTGAAGTAGTGTAATTGGGTACAATTTTAGACCAAAGTTAATAAATGGAATATATAATTGCAGCTCCTGCCTATACCTGGGCAGATGTCTCAAACCAACCACAGTTTGGGTTTTTGTGGCAAACACCCTGTAAATGTGTCGTAAGAAAAGGTTTTTCTTCTGAAGCCTGGTTTTTGCAGTTGTGAGGCACACTGATTGGCTTGTGCTGTAGCTGTAATATCTTCATGATACCTCAGGTTGGTAGATAAATGCACAACCATAGAAGCATCTGTACAGagtgtgaataaagtgtgttaTGTCATGTATAACTGCTGAAATGAGTTCATTGTTTTGACACTTCAGCTCATGTGGACGGTTTTGTTCGATTTATGCAGGGTTCAGGGAGAATTCTCCATGTTCACATTTGTACTAATAGGCTGAAATAATGCTTGTCAGAGTAGATGCTTTATCACATTAACTATGTGTTCTTTCTCTGAAGGGAAATGGAGGTGTGTGTAAAGGCAGTGTTTTGTCCAATAGGAAAGGGAGGAAATTGATGCTGAGAACGAGCTGGAAGACTCCTTCACAGACCAGGAGGACGATCTGGGGGCAGTGGAGGAGGAGCGTAGTGTCATCCTGCATCTGCTGTCTCAGCTCAAGTTGGGCATGGACCTTACCCGGGTAGACTTCTCTAAACTCCTGTCACCAGTTACCTGGTTACAAAACTCTACAGTATGAAAACTGTGGAGCATTTGGTTTGGCACTTGTACCTCATTGTCACGCCTATAGTGTAGTAGCTAGTCCACATCCCAGACCAGATTACAATGATCATCCATCTGCCTATTTGTCTCAGTCTCCAGGTGGGATACCTGGTAAAGTCATATGGTAAAGTCTTGGTTTATGGTCTCTGAAAATAGTATTTCAGTGTAgattcttttttaatttgtttttttttttttttttttttttttgctttgtatgtGAACTACTGCAGGGCATCCTGCAGATATTCTTTGCTAATAATCTAGTTAATCCTCTCCTTGTTGTTGCAGGTGGTCCTGCCCACCTTCATCCTGGAGAAGCGCTCGCTGTTAGAGATGTATGCTGATTTCATGTCCCACCCGGACCTCTTTGTGGCCATTACTGACGGCACCACCCCTGAGGAGCGGATGGTCCGCTTTGTGGAGTATTACCTCACCTCCTTCCACGAGGGCCGCAAGGGCGCCATCGCCAAAAAACCCTACAATCCTATCATCGGCGAGACTTTCCACTGCTCTTGGAGAGTGCCCAAGTCCCAGGTTGCCAAGTCGGCAGGAGGCAACATTGTTCCTGGTCCTCAAGGCAGCCTGCACAGTGCTGCACCCGAGGTGTCAGATTGCTATCAAGTGCGCTTTGTTGCTGAGCAGGTGTCCCATCACCCTCCTATTTCAGGCTTCTATGCAGAATGTGTAGAGCGGCAAATGTGTGTCAACACCCACGTTTGGACAAAGAGCAAGTTCATGGGCATGTCCATTGGGGTCTCCATGATTGGAGAAGGTAGGCAGATTGTTCTGTAGGGACAGTCATGTCAGCAGCTGGTGATCTTCAGGGTGCTGGTGGATCTGATGCTCATTTCTGCTTGCAATGTAACAAGTATATTGTTTGCTACAATTTTACCCTCTGAATTTGAggcaatgctttttttcttgttggaACTGCATCCTCTTCTTATTATACATGTGACTCAAATGTGATTTATCCCTGCCTACCACACACGTGAACACAGGTGTCCTGCACCTGCTGGAGCATGATGAAGAGTACACGTTCACGTTGCCCTCTGCCTACGCCCGCTCAATCCTCACAGTGCCATGGGTAGAGCTGGGTGGGAAGATCACTGTCAGCTGCGCCAAGACTGGCTATTCTGCAGCCATCACCTTTCAAACTAAGCCATTTTATGGGGGGAAACTGCACAAGTAAGTAAATGGATTTTGTGTCCTCCTCCCAGTTTGAAAATTCTTTGacctttttttgagaaatttcaTGCCTTGTGAatattcttcattattatttgattatttatttgtctgacaccTTCCTCTATATAACATCCTGTGAAGGTGTACTAGAGTAAGACAGATTCTGTGAATGGTGTCTAGAAAGTGATTATTATCTTCCGTGGTGTCTAAAGCCAGAGTTTGTCAGTTGAAAAACCTGTTGGAATTAGGAGTATTTAGTGGCATAGCTAAAGATTTAGGTTGCTTTTCTtatcaaaaaatgtattataataggatatcacttttaaaaatgtgggaCTGATGTTTCAGGATTACACAGGTATAATCATACATCAGCAAATGGCTGGGCAACcaaatttttttacagtatttgttaAATAACACCACCACGAACTGTGGAGAGTCGACATTAGGGACGTAAACATTTATAAGTGAGAGATGCTGTCTCAAACAACCAGAGGTTAAAATGAACCTGCCCTCTGAGTCTGGTTGTTGATAGTCTAGAATGAAAGGCATTCTCTTGTTATAAAGCGGAACCTCTTTTGTTAGAGCTAAATGGTGAAAAAATACTTCACCTGCCCAGTCTCTCTTCAGTTTTAGATGCTCTGTGGGGCAAAGATGGGTTTCTTACAACTAAACCAGATGAATTGTAGTACAGTAGTTGAAAGCTGAGCTGTATTAATGTTAGTTGACATGAATGGTCTAGGTAGCCATAAGTGGCATGACTACAGTATTGTTCAAGGACCAGAAATCAACAAAGTCTCAAATACTGAATGTC encodes:
- the osbpl11 gene encoding oxysterol-binding protein-related protein 11 isoform X1 gives rise to the protein MQAETSAMRVSESEGKLDSRTSSAGKGTSRSWHYSDHMENIDGYLMKYTNLVTGWQYRFFVLNNEAGVLEYFVNEQSRPQKPRGTLALAGAVISPSDEDSHTFTVNAISGEQYKLRATDAKERQHWVSRLQICTQHHTEAMGKSNASLKLRSFSMASQGSTNSPLSQRRSNQNTAFLNISHLSRGSSLYSSRKSLLPDHLVDAREMMTQAQGQHKDLIETIEGLPSAPGLSPLDQDLLMLKATSMATMNCLNDCFHILQLQQVARQTRPLGEPTIEWLEPKLPDILKNGGSLPSLPGDSGKAESGELEHMSTEPRDFAGEREEIDAENELEDSFTDQEDDLGAVEEERSVILHLLSQLKLGMDLTRVVLPTFILEKRSLLEMYADFMSHPDLFVAITDGTTPEERMVRFVEYYLTSFHEGRKGAIAKKPYNPIIGETFHCSWRVPKSQVAKSAGGNIVPGPQGSLHSAAPEVSDCYQVRFVAEQVSHHPPISGFYAECVERQMCVNTHVWTKSKFMGMSIGVSMIGEGVLHLLEHDEEYTFTLPSAYARSILTVPWVELGGKITVSCAKTGYSAAITFQTKPFYGGKLHKVTAEVKHSPTNSVVCRVQGEWNGTLEFSHSSGETRVIDVTKLPVTKKHVRPIEQQGPYESRRLWQHVTESLRQKDIDKATEHKRFLEERQRTEERHRTEMEIPWRTRYFESEGDGWVYYKPLWKTAFANS
- the osbpl11 gene encoding oxysterol-binding protein-related protein 11 isoform X2, with translation MLDHMENIDGYLMKYTNLVTGWQYRFFVLNNEAGVLEYFVNEQSRPQKPRGTLALAGAVISPSDEDSHTFTVNAISGEQYKLRATDAKERQHWVSRLQICTQHHTEAMGKSNASLKLRSFSMASQGSTNSPLSQRRSNQNTAFLNISHLSRGSSLYSSRKSLLPDHLVDAREMMTQAQGQHKDLIETIEGLPSAPGLSPLDQDLLMLKATSMATMNCLNDCFHILQLQQVARQTRPLGEPTIEWLEPKLPDILKNGGSLPSLPGDSGKAESGELEHMSTEPRDFAGEREEIDAENELEDSFTDQEDDLGAVEEERSVILHLLSQLKLGMDLTRVVLPTFILEKRSLLEMYADFMSHPDLFVAITDGTTPEERMVRFVEYYLTSFHEGRKGAIAKKPYNPIIGETFHCSWRVPKSQVAKSAGGNIVPGPQGSLHSAAPEVSDCYQVRFVAEQVSHHPPISGFYAECVERQMCVNTHVWTKSKFMGMSIGVSMIGEGVLHLLEHDEEYTFTLPSAYARSILTVPWVELGGKITVSCAKTGYSAAITFQTKPFYGGKLHKVTAEVKHSPTNSVVCRVQGEWNGTLEFSHSSGETRVIDVTKLPVTKKHVRPIEQQGPYESRRLWQHVTESLRQKDIDKATEHKRFLEERQRTEERHRTEMEIPWRTRYFESEGDGWVYYKPLWKTAFANS